CTGTTACACTATTGGGGTGCGCCTCTTCGACGCGCACATCCACAACCTGTCCAAATAGACGGTCAGACGCGGATACCACGACAGATTGCATATAAGGTGACCGACCGATAAACTGACCTTCAACGCGTCCCCTTCGATCCAAAAGAACCGGTTGGATGGTTCCAATGGTTCTTTGGTTAAAAGCCAACTGCTGCTCATTGAGCAAATCTTGTAAGGCTTGCAAACGGCTTGACTTCACTTCTTCTGGAACTTGGCTTTCCATTGCTCCAGCTGGCGTTCCTGGCCGAATGCTATACTTGAAGGAGTAGCATTGGGCATAATTAACGCGTCTTACCAATTCGAGTGTATCTTCAAAATCCTTGTCCGTTTCTCCTGGGAATCCAACGATAAAATCGGAAGAAAGGCCAATGTCAGGTCGCACTGCGCGCAAGCGATCAATAATATCAAAATAAGTTTGAGCGGTATGTTTGCGATTCATGGCTTCCAGAATGCGGTCGCTGCCGGACTGAACGGGTAAGTGAAGGAAAGGCATGAGGGCAGGGACATCCCCGTGTGCCTCAATTAAGCTTTGGTCCATATCCCGAGGGTGAGACGTGGTGTAGCGGATGCGCTCAATTCCTAGGTCTGCCAGCTCACGAATCAAACGGGCCAAACCCCACTCCGGTGATTCACTCATGTTCCCTTGTGGAGCTTCTCCATGATAGGCATTTACATTTTGCCCAAGAAGCGTAATCTCTTTGGCCCCTAAAGACATGAGATGCTTTGCCTCTGTCAATATTTCTGCGCCCGGGCGGGAATATTCTGCCCCTCTCGTATAAGGAACGACGCAAAATGTGCAAAACTTATCACACCCCTCTTGAATGGATAAAA
The sequence above is a segment of the Alphaproteobacteria bacterium genome. Coding sequences within it:
- the miaB gene encoding tRNA (N6-isopentenyl adenosine(37)-C2)-methylthiotransferase MiaB; amino-acid sequence: MSLETHQKKKLYIKTYGCQMNVYDSERMADILAPLGYGLTETPDDADMVILNTCHIREKAEQKVFSDLGRLRDKREERRERGEDTVIAVGGCVAQAEGSEIIRQAPYVDMVFGPQTYHRLPEMVARATREADKARKPGQKKGLGIVDVDFPAESKFDHLPQTAESRATAFLSIQEGCDKFCTFCVVPYTRGAEYSRPGAEILTEAKHLMSLGAKEITLLGQNVNAYHGEAPQGNMSESPEWGLARLIRELADLGIERIRYTTSHPRDMDQSLIEAHGDVPALMPFLHLPVQSGSDRILEAMNRKHTAQTYFDIIDRLRAVRPDIGLSSDFIVGFPGETDKDFEDTLELVRRVNYAQCYSFKYSIRPGTPAGAMESQVPEEVKSSRLQALQDLLNEQQLAFNQRTIGTIQPVLLDRRGRVEGQFIGRSPYMQSVVVSASDRLFGQVVDVRVEEAHPNSVT